Genomic window (Ostrea edulis chromosome 9, xbOstEdul1.1, whole genome shotgun sequence):
GTTGATGGACAAGTCTGTCTTTGAATGTCAAATAAAAACGGTGCATGATAAAAACGTCAGCCATGGCGATAATTGCAATGAGACCGAAGGTACTCCAGAACGAGGCTGTTACCCGTGGGAGGCGGAAGAGTTTACGGAATAGCATATCCCAAATGATGCCATCCACGTGACTATCGGAGGCTTGGATCATAAGCAAGTGAAAAACTTGGTGACTGTTTCCAAAGAAGTCGAACTTACCCGGAAACAGTCGTTCTGGAAGTCGGGATGAGAAAAAGAATCCACTGGCAACCATGTTGAATATTTGCTTACTGTGGTGATAGATTCCCTCTGTTGTCTCGGAACTCAGTATCCGGTTTACAATTGGAATTATGGATAAAACATACAACAGACCTATTCCGGTGGCAGTGAGAATGCTCCGGTGCTTGGAGTGGGGGTCGTGTATAACAGCTTTAGAAACAGCACCGCAAACGCAACAAAAAATTGCTAAAACTGAACCAGTGAAGAGCACCTGCTGTTGTGACGTAATGTCAACATGTACTGAGTAATGGTAGTGGTTCAGGACGGCGCCGAATCCAAAGAGACCGATGAATGCAAAGTCTACCATAAATATGCAGCAGTTTACTTCTTTTGATTTGTGAGAGAACATATGAGCAAAGCTGCTAGCAAGATATGTTGCAAAGAATGACAGTAGACTTGTGAGCAATGGCCACGTGTACAGGTCACAGAGGTCAAAGGTGACGGAAACTTTGTAAAGACGTGACGTCATGACTAGCGTACCCACCACGTGAGTCCAGACGTTAAGAGTTTCCATGTTGTTGTAGAAGACGCTGTACAGGTAGAATCTCCATGGCTGGTGGAGATATCGGTACCCAGTCTCAATGAATGGCACGTGGAAGTAGGTGGGCACTTGGGATTTATCAAGGGTCTTTTTATACAGCGCCATcttaaaaaagaagaagaggaaatcaAATTACCATGGCTGTAGATCTGCTTTctgaacaaaacaaatattgtgaCGTCCATATATGCATGTTTGGGGAGTGGTGCAGAGCAGAGCGTTTCTTGGCAACACATGGCCTAAAAACCCTCCatttagaaatgaaaaacatattCTTATCACCATCGACCAGGCCTGTTATACTTGTGAAATTGAAATCTTATTCTGGTATCCGTAACATTAATGTGAAGTTAAGTCCTCCCCTCTCCAGAAAAATCTCTACGTCAAGTGTCATAAAATGGAATATTTTCTTAGTTTGGGGACTCCGGGTTAGGACggatcctcagtaccctttgcttgtcgtaagaggcgactaaatggggtggtccttcggatgatactgcaaaaaaaacgaggtcccgtgtcacagcagatgtggcacgataaagatccctccatgctcaaagaccgtaagcgcagagcataAGCATAAATTTTACTGCTCTTCACcggaaatggtgacgtctccatatgaatgaaagattcttgagatGGACGTTAATAAACATtattcagtcaatcaatctTAAACAATCCTGGTGTCCATAACACTAAAGTGGAGTTCCCAAAGAAGAAATGAGGTCAAAAAGTTAGGAACGAAAagaaagttcttgtcacaagcAATGCACGTGtataaatatgaaagccccagcACTATgcgttcaaaagttatggccaaagtaaaaataaaattcaaaaggAGGCCAAACTCCAAAATCATgaggtaaaacattttgttacctgaagaagaccccccccccccccccccttgtgaaAGGGAATACAAATGTGATAAATTAAAGCCGTTTCACAAACCAttcaaaagatatgaccaaggtttaAACAAGCAAatggacagaccaaaaactatatgcccgaATTAGGGAGGCATAAAAACATGCACGTGTCGCATAATACGATATTTTCTCAAATAATTCTCTGAAGTCATCAGGGgttcaattttgatgaaaagtgCACCATTAATGCGAGTCAATATGTAGTCTCTAATCATAATTTTGAGATTATTATATAACTATCTACATGTCCATCTATTTCATGGAAACCCTTAGAATTAATCTCGGATTACCTTAGAATATGTTGCGGTTCATTTGACAGCTCGCAATGTCTCACTAATtaattgtaacaggaagggagaaaatgcaacggaccagaccgagATTCGAACCTGGCCCCCTgtatctctagtcaggtgctctaccaactgagctatctggccaccggcgatcgaatccGGCTGACCGTTACGCGCCTCCCTCCCTatatgtcttcacacctgaagacatcaacccaggatctttatccccctGGCAGgtattttcacctgtcagttccaggggctggtctacggcaccaaatgtaagaggaagggagaaaatgcaacggaccagaccgggattcgaacccgggacccctgaatctctttagtcaggtgctctacaaacggagctatctggccaccggcgatcgaacctggctgaccgctacacaatATTTAATGTTGACGTCAGAATACCCTaccactaaccattcaaaagttatggcccaggTCGAAGTTTGTCAACAGTAAGTCAAACTCCCAGGATTAGGTAAAACATTCTGGTActaaaaaggtcttgtcaaaagggaTGCACGTGAAATATGAAACCTTAGGaaaagaaagatcttgtcacaaggaatgcacgtGTATAGATATGAAAATTCCACCACAAGCATTCAAAAAGTTTTAAACAATTTCAAAAGTAGCCCAAACGTCAAGATCATGCGGTAcaaattatgcaaaatgaagaATGGTCGCGTCAAAAGGAATACACGTGTGAAATCCCTATCAATAACCATTGAAAAGTTATgacaaagttaaagtttttcaaaagtcaaggtcgtGAGGTAAAAAATGTGTTGCCTAGAGAAAgttcttgtcaaaaggaatacactTGTGAAAATGAAAGCCCTATcgctaaccattcaaaagttatacctaggttaaagtttttcaaaagtagatcaaacgccaaggtgaaggtcacaaagtcaacaATATTGGTACCAACAGAAAGGATTTATCactgatattaaaattttggttgacctttataaatactttagttaaaggtcataggaaacatggaaaaatagaatatgaaaattcagctcaaatcgtggcCATGTCCCTTTTAAGTTTTTGCGGACAAactgacagacggacagaataaaaaaaactatatgcccccaaaTAGCGTAGAAATCAACTAAACAGTGAGATGTAAAAAGCTTGCTTTACCCCCTCGCCCTGAATCTACATGTTTGACGTGTTTAGACAAATCCAGTGACGCGTGTTCTTAATATTAATGTTTTATCTTCACACCTTTTCCAGAAATATGGCAATATCAAACACAGTACTATTGAATTTCATCGCACTCTTTTTCTATACAACCTTTAAAAAACGAATTgctttgtatttttaaatcaaaacatttctgCTGAAGTTGATGGTAAAGctaaatttcaaatgttttctaGATTAATGGCGTTTACAACTTTGGATGCCAACCGACTTCATGAGGTGCTTCTTTAAAAACGTTGCTGTGTTTGAAATGCATGCGTGCAATATAGGCCTACAACCTTTTACATTAAAACTCTGTTACGCTCCTGTATATTACGAGAAAGTTACTGTGTTGCAACGGTTACAAAGTTTGACCACCAAACATACCAAAGTCCGAGATT
Coding sequences:
- the LOC125657488 gene encoding membrane progestin receptor alpha-like, which gives rise to MALYKKTLDKSQVPTYFHVPFIETGYRYLHQPWRFYLYSVFYNNMETLNVWTHVVGTLVMTSRLYKVSVTFDLCDLYTWPLLTSLLSFFATYLASSFAHMFSHKSKEVNCCIFMVDFAFIGLFGFGAVLNHYHYSVHVDITSQQQVLFTGSVLAIFCCVCGAVSKAVIHDPHSKHRSILTATGIGLLYVLSIIPIVNRILSSETTEGIYHHSKQIFNMVASGFFFSSRLPERLFPGKFDFFGNSHQVFHLLMIQASDSHVDGIIWDMLFRKLFRLPRVTASFWSTFGLIAIIAMADVFIMHRFYLTFKDRLVHQRSIPHVNNNTIFEKVTRHYPSSRDNSTE